ACTTCCCCTGGATGGCCACCACCGCCGTGTCGTCGATCTGAGACTGGGCGACGTCAGGAACAGGAACATCCGGATGCAACCTCTGAAAGTGCTGAGTGTAAGACTCCAGGTGCTCCTCGGTCTTGCCGTAGTACTAGCTCTCGCCGTCCTTGCAATCACTCCACTCGCGGGCCAGCTTCCACGACTCAATGTAGGTTGTTTCTAAGTGAGCAATGCTGAAAATAAACTGAGAATGTTAGAGGGAAAGAAGATAAAGGGGAAGTACTTACAGCATGCTCGCGGGCTAAGGGAGGCTGCGAACGCCCCGTACTCTCTAACGGGCTCGGGTTGGTAGCCCGAAGCCATGTGTATGAGACCGAAGGAGTGATCAAGCCTTCAAAACACGGATACCGGCCATGGGACTTCCCTGGATGGCCACCACCACCGTGTCGTCGATCTGAGACCGGGCGACGTCAGGAACAGGAACATCCGGATGCAACCTCTGAAAGTGCCGAGTGTAAGACTCCAGGTGCTCCTCGGTCTTGCCGTAGTACTGGCTCTCGCCGTCCTTGCAATCACTCTGCTCGCGGGCCAGCTTCCACGACTTAATGTCTGAGAGTGGCCTCTTCAACTTATCCTCCTGCAACGTTAAACAGAAGTTAGCCATACATAAGAACATGATggtaaagaagaagaaaaatgtaTCATGCATATAGATATACCTTCATGGCCTTGAAGCCCCAGTGGTTCCTGTTTCCTTGGCCGTGTGTCCCGTCTTTTCCACGGTTAGCCTGGGCCTTGCTGCTCTTGGTAGCAAACTCTGCATCATCGCCGAGCCACCTATCCACCAAACTCGCCCATCCGTCATCCTTTCCATAGCACCAACGAGGAATAACCTATGCAAATTTTGGAAGCATGACATGTGAGCACGAAACATATAATTGACTTCTTGAAACAATGAAAAGTCAGTAATAGCAAGTCGTTGCCTCTGTGCTTGAATTTTGGTCATCTTTTGATGAAGGTAGCTATGGTAGTACGGCGAGACGGCAACCCAGCGCACCTCGTACTACAACTGACGAGCTTTCTTCTTCGCAGCCGCCAGCAAGACCACGTCGGCTCTGGCCTTGTGCTCGTCAAGAACTCGAGTTGCTGCAATCATGCATAAAACCATAAGCAAACAAGGCATGAGTTGAGTGATTCAATGATAAACTATGAACGAAACTGAAGACAGGTGATTCAAAAGAGAACTTACCCAAAATTTGGTGATCACGGCCTTAGCGGCCGTCCCGTACTCCGCGTGGCTCTAAGCCTCGTAGTGGGCCCAGCTCATGGCCAAGACCCGTAGCTGCGGGTCCCTGTCTGGCTGCGGGCAGAATAGGCCCGGCCAAAACTCCTTCAATAGGACAGTGATAAGGCCGTTCGGTTTACGGCCCTTTCCGTGAAGGATCCAGTTCCTGCAAAAGAATCAAAGGATTGCCATGTGTACAATAAGAAAATGTTGTCATGTGTTGAAAATATGATTGAGAGGCACTTACTCTGTCCCCGCAGGTTCAATGAGCCACTTGTGTGCCTCGATAGAAGGTTGTGTAGGTACTCCGGCAGTACCACGCAGCCACCCCTTCGGAGCACTAGGTGGCAAGTCACCCCACAACTCGGGGTCAACCTCCCCTCCACcaccctcctcgccctcctcctcaccctcctcctcgccctcctccacCTCGCCATCAGGAACATACTCCTCCTCCTCAGACTTAGAAGGTGCCTCAGTATAGGAGGGCATCGAAGAAGACCCTCCTATTTCGGACACGGCCCAGAGATTTTTGCCCCGGGTGCCTCTccccccacctcctcctcctctagggGCTCTCCCTCCACCCTCTCCTCCTCTAGGGTCTCCTCCCCCGACCCCTCCACCTCCCTGTGAGGTGCCATCCTCACGTAGTCGGGAGGGAACCTTGTGGGCTCGTCCACTCCGAGTAAGTCCTTTGAATTTACTGAGGAAACTTGCGCCGCTGGACTTGCCCATGATTAGCAAACCTGCATTGAGAAGAGAATAAACAATTAGTAAGGATATCAAATAAACAAGCATACAGGAAAGAACATTAATAACAGAAGAGCACATTAAGCATACAGGAAAGAACATTAATAACAGAAGAGCACATTAAGCATACTATTGTAATGATCATTAAAAGAACTTACATTTTCTAGAACCCATATGAATCATCACTATTGTAATCTATTTGTTGACTGgtctcatcatcactatcatgcATATCTTCTTCGTTGTCTGACGGAGGTGGAGGCTCTTCCTCATCGTCAATGTCTTCATTTAACTTTTCAAGCATAATTATGTCTCTTTGATTCACAACTGCCTCACCATCAATCCGTGCATCGTCGTCGTTTGGGTCCAGGTCAACATAACCCAAGTCATCATCATCCTTGTTTCGGACCACGTCATCATGTTCCTCTTGAAAGAACACTCCCTCATATGTCATGGGGTTTATGTTGTAGTAATCATCATCGTTCGGGTCCGGTAGCTTACCATGTGGCGACACCTTGAACACAACTTCCCAACCCTTTAGGTACTCTTTCTGGCATGGGTAAGGCAGATAATATACTTGTGTGGCCTGGGTAGCGGCGATAAAGAGATCAGCTCCGGCATAGACGGTTGATGGTTTAACTTCAACTAAACCAACAAAAGGCGTATGTCTCACCCGTTTTGGGGTCGAACCATCGACATTTGAACACAGTGAGACTTAGGTGTTCGCGGCCACGTTTGAATGTAAGCTCGTATATTTTTCCCACCCTTCCATAGTAATCTACTTTATTATCTCCTTCGGTGAAGACTCCGGTATTTATAGTTTTGGGATCATGCCGACTATTCTGGTGCTCCTCTGTATGGAAACGATACCCATTCACATCATACTTTTCGCATGTCATGATGGCAGGGTCAAAACCCATGGAAACCCATCTCAATTCTTCATGCATTTATTCGTTCGGATCATTTCCCTACAAGTTTAATTGAAATTATAGGGTGCATGAGTTTAATTGGAATTGTACGGTGAAATAGGTAATAGGTAAGTGTGAAAATTTACTTTCTCCATGAACCACGCAACAAAAATTTTCCTTCCATCAGCACCCTTTCGGAGAAGAGCAAGTGCCTCCACTTTAGTAGGAGGCAGCATTCCCGTCCACTCTTCATCAACGAATCGACTACAATAAGAAAAGCGGTATAAGAACTAGGCAAAGTGAACATAATGAATTGACTAAAAGAATGGTGCAAAGGTATTACCTCATCCACTCGTCCTCAACTTCCTTGATGTTGTGCAAGATATAGAACATGACATCCTCCCACTCATCTCGTGGCATGATATAAGGTGTCGAGCATCCAGCCCTGCCACCTTGCCCGATGAATAGAGGTAGCTTGGGTTTATACTTGGGTTCTTCTGTATTGTCTCGAGACACCTTATTGTGCAGCGTGGGAACATGGTCCGGATAGTACGCTGTCCTGAGGTCTGCCACCTCCTCTAGGACAACTGCCTCAGCTATGGAAGCTTcaatcttagctttgtttccacatTTCTGTCTCAGATGCTTGTTCTGTCTCTCAGGGCCGTACTGCCAACGATTCTGCACAGGCCCCCCCAACAATACCTCATTTGCGAGGTGCAAAGTGAGATGTGTCATCGGAGTAAAGAAGCCTGGCGGGAAGATCTTCTCTAGCTTGCATATCAACTCCGGCGCCTTCTTATGCATTTCTTTTATCATCTCAGGACATACTTCTTTAGCACAAAGCGTGCAGAAGAAATGGCTTAACTCCGCAAGCACACGCCAGAGACGCTCGGGAACATAGCCCCGAACCATCACCGGCATAATCTGCTCAAGCCATACATGATAGTCATGACTCTTGAGCCCGGTCACTTTGCCCGTTGAAAGATTGACCCCCTTACTTATATTCGACGCATAACCATCAGTGAACTTCACGAAGTGTTTCAGCCACTTGAATGCCTCCATCTTATGATCCTTTTTAAGTACGAAGTCAGCATCTGGCTTGAACCAAGATTTTTGACTGCCTGTGGGAGGCTGCATGTGTAGACGTGGTCTATCACAAATATTCTGTTGATCGACTCTAGCATTAACATTATCCTTTGTCTTATCAGGAATGTTGAGGATCGTGCGAAAAAGGGACTCTGCGACATTCTTTTCGGTGTGCATCACGTCGCTGTTGTATGGAAGTTTGAGGTCCTTAAAATAGGGAAGCTGCATGAAGGGGGTAATGTGAGTCCACTTGTGCGTCTCACCATATCcttcaaaacatttttttccCTTTACCTTTTCCTTTGCCCTCGCCCTCGTCTTCGCCTGTGGCTTTGCCTTTGCCTTTGCCTTTGCCTTTCCCTTCGCCGGCAGGCTTAAGAGCTTTCAGCTGAGCAAGCACATCCGCACTAGAAAACGTTGGAATCTCGTTTACTTCATGGACAACTTTGCCTTttgtgaagttcttcttgtcttccctATCATGATGGTCTGGAGGGAGGAACTGTCAATGCAGGTCAAAGGCAACATACTTGCCACCCTTCTtcagccaaatgaaaatcaaggcctgcatgcacactgggcaaggcatcttcccacttgtacaccatccgcagaacagggcatagccgggaaagtcatgcatgcaataCTGTAGCCAAAGTTTGATCAAGAAATTTTTCTGCAGATGCTGGTCGTATGTCAACCTCGGGAAGTACCAAGAATGGTGCAAATCATCCACCAACGGGTGCATAAACACACTCAAATTCTTCCCCGGATATTCAGGCCCTGGAATTATAAGCGACAGGAACATGGTCTTGCGTTGCATTATGGCGCCGGGAGGGAGATTGAGCGGAATAACAAATACGAGCCAGCAGCTGTATGGATTAGACGACATACCATATGGATTGAACCCATCACCTGATATAGCAATTCTGACATTCCCAGCCTCGACTGCTTCCTCCGGGTACTCTATATCGAATGAATTCCATGCTTCACCTTCTGATGGATTTACAAATTTTTTTGGATTGTACCTTTTCCCTTCCTTGTGCCACTTGATCATTTTGGCAGACTCCTCGGTGATGAAAAGGCGCTGCAGTCTTTTTATAAAATCAAGATACCGAAGAACCTTCACAGGGATTTTTAGCTGCTTCTCTGACCCTGCTCATCGACCACCTCAATATACCGAGAGGAACCGCACATCCTACAGTAGTTGTCATCCGCATACTCATGCCTAAACAAAAGGCAATTCTTTGGACAAACATATATTTTCTCATAATCCATGGAGAGCgccttcatgattttctttgtaGCGTACATGGTTTTAGGCAGTTCATGGCCCTCAGGCAGGCTGTTAGCCCATACACCCAGAAATGCTTCGAAGCAACCTCTGCTACAGCCGTACTCAGCCTTGACAGCCATCAGTTGCGAGATGGCATCCAACACAGACAGCTTGGCACCCTCATAAAGAGGTTTCTTTGACGAGGCCAAGGTATCCAGGAAGGCCTTTGCGGTTTCCTCCGTCTCCTCCGGTTCATTTGCTGAATGTGACGGAGGTGTCGGCTGTGCAGCAAAGACATCATCCAGAATGTCTCTAACCCCATCGTCCTCATAACCAGCGACGCATTGTCGTATCACCTCCTCTCTACCACGGTCCTGCTGGGCAAAGTTTATCGGCATATTAAAGTTGGGCATAAATCCATGCGTGCGAAGGTGCTTAGTCATCTCACTCTTATCTCTGCGCATACATCTCTTACATTTGGCACACGGGCATTCTGGCACCATCCTCATTGGACTATGGAATATCTCTTTCAAAAACACATCGGTTTTCTCGACGCACTCTGTTGTTACTTGATTCCGACGGAAAAACCCACTATACATCCACTGATTATCTGCCATCTCTGCTTTATTGGAAGCCACACAACAAAATTAAGGATTCATTTAAATTACTCACATCAATATTTTATTTTTTTACAGGGTTGACGAGAAATGACATTTAATCCACCtacatctctaataggtaaagatgggtcctaTTCCCACTCGAGAatgtgtagattgagtacgttgtccatgctctaccccattcagagacaaaatttcggcagcaccttcccgctgttctccaaatacacgtctcggcaaaatgccgagagaatgtgcatccggagaacaacagggaggtgccgccgaaatcctgtctcggaacggggtagaGCATGAACAACGTACCCAATCTAGACATCCTCGGGCTGTCCGTGGAAAGCGCTGGACAATCCTAAAGAGCTgcggtgataaatatgcaattgaatgcatatttatcgatgcaaccctttcggACGGGAGACGCGTAGGTTACGCGACTTGATGTGAAAATGAAATCTAGTGACATGATTAAAAGAACGTATGAGGTGATGGATTTGTAGCTCACCCTCGGATGTAGATGATGTAGTCGATCAGCGAAGGGACAATCGAAGACCAAGAGCTCCAACGTCAACGATCACTCCACCGGAGGCAACACCAGAAATCCTCTAAATTCCACCAAATGAAAAAAATTAGGTCATCACATCACATATAAAGCATCATCAGACATCACATCATATCACAAActttttttagcaagatcaacaTGATGAAGTAACCACTCATCATATCCAAATTTTAACTTTTGTCTATCTATCTTCACAAAAAGTGTACTCTTCCCTCTCATCTCATCTTCACAATACATATATCTATAACATTGAGTATGTATCTAAAAACGTAGTAAAACTACACAAATATCCATTCATCTAACATCTATCTATCTCACATTGTGCACTTAATTTTTTTTCACATTTATACTCTCTTCCATTTCATTCATCTATCTAACATCCATCTATCTAATCATCTATTACTATATATATGCATTCATCTACAACATTAGTACACAAAAAATGTAAAAATAGATTGTTCTTACCTACGGATGAGGCAGCGGTTGGGCAGGGGATGGTGAGGGGGTTCAGGTCGGGGCAGGGGATGACCACCAGAGCAGCATGGGGTGGTCGCCGGAGCAGAGGGGGCCGGCCAGGCTAGGGCGTGGGACGGCCGGGGCGGCGTCCACGCAGGGCGGGCCGGGGTCAAGGAGGCCGAGGCGGGCCGGCGGTGTGGTGCCGGTGCGGCGCGGCGTGGCTAGGGTGGCGGTGCAGCAGATCTTGGGTGGCGGCGCGATGGAGTTTGGGTGGAGGGGGAAGGGCAGAGCAAGGTGGGGCAGTTGCGCGGGTCGGGAAAGGGCGGCGACGGTGCCGCGGTTGGGAGtcgtggggcggcggcggctagagcGAGGgaggggcgggggcggcgggtcgggattgggcggcgacggcggcgcggttGGGGGTCGTGGTGCGGCGGTGAGGTCGGGACAGAGTGAGGTGAGGGCGGAATGAGTGGAGGGGGCGGCCCGTGGATGGATAAGGCAAAGTTTGCCGTCGGCATAGGTGCCGATGCCACGTGGCACCTATGCCCACGGCTTAGCCGTAGGCATATATATTTTTCGTTTTTTTATTAGCAACAAAtttaaaattttaaaataaaTCTACTACTAATTTATTAAAATCGAGTAGCCTAACCCAGCACAAGACCCTACCCAAGGCTGCCGACAcggccgtttcccccctccagtgTGGTCCAGGGCCATCCAGGGGCTAGCTATCCCTTCAcgactcatgattttatcgcgctccgagtcttcaataatattcacgccgcaccgTTACCGCAGACGTCTGTGAGCAACGTCCGGGGCAAACCCACTGGAAGAACCCTTCCATGTAGACCCAACGCGTCCATTCGCCCCcttcaggtgccggcggcggcgccgtccgtgaggggggcacaccccggagccgCGTGCTGCCTCTTgagacatgccaccacaccaccccgcatgtatgaggggccggtgcgacgatccggtggcattgctacccccagggcacccgtcccgcctaaccctggagcggttggccacgagatctagccctttgacttctcacggacgggctttgacctgtggacctctccacccggttgtgttaggtcagcccagaGGGCACCTGGGAGCAACACttgggccaaacccacagctacatcccctccgtgtagacccgacgcatccgtttccccctccaggtgccggcggtggcgccgtccgttggggggggggcacaccgcagagacgcgtgccgcctcttcaaacatgccacaacaccacccttcatgtatgaggggccggtgcgacactccggtggcattgctaccctcagggcccccgtcccgcctaaccctggagcggttgaccacgagatctagccctttgacttcccacggacgggctttgaccagtggacctctccacccggttgtgtcaggtcagcctagagggacacctgggagcaacatccaggccaaacccacagctacatcccctccgtgttgactcgacgcgtccgtttcccccctccaggtgccggcggcatcgccgtccgtgaggggggccacaccgcGGAGACGGGTGCCGCCTCTTCAAACATGCCTCAACACCAcccggcatgtatgagggcccggtacgacgctccggtggcattgctacccccctcccccgggcccccgtcccgcctaaccctggcaCTACAAAAAACTTGTTAATCCATGACGGATTTCCGGTGACGTTCCCGGAATCTGTCACAGAAACCGTCATGGATCCACGACATGAGGATGGCCCCTAAATCGGTAACGTCATTATGACGGACAAAGAGGGACCGTCACAAAAGCCGTCAAGGATCCACCAGTTGGGCCTAGCCTTTCTTTTCTTATACACCATTCAGACCAGCACAGATGGATGGTGCTGATGTGTCATGCGTGCTCCTTGTTTGGGCCACATTTCAGCCAGACACTAGTTCATATTGTACATATAGAAACTAAAAAATTAGGGCACGAGACTCAAACCTGGAACCTCTTCATATGCTACAAAATTTGTTTATAAATTACACGGTCCTACCTCGGACCAGCTACATCCCGTGGCCAGGTCATGTGCCATGTCAGCGTACAGTACAAGTGTGGCCCACCCATGGCAGGGTATGAGGGAGAGAGAAATAAGGTGAAAAATTGGGCAGATAGGCAGCGAACCTGAAACCTGAGAGGTACCTCACAGTGAAGCTGCCCACCAAACCAAAGTGCGCTCCGTGTGGACAAGATTTTTTTTTCTGATACAAGTGTGGACAAGATATCTAAAACTATATGCTTTTTAGGGGTATCTAAAATAATACTCCGTCCGTATGAATTACATGTCAATGAAATAAATGTATATGGACATATTTTATTTCTAAATACATCCATTTCTATTCATTTTTGTGACAAGTATTTTctgacggagggagtatatagtaGTTTGCTTTCCGTATCGCTTGCCTTCAGTAGCACTTGGGCTGGCCCAGTGGTATAGCGTACCATTTTCTTATCTTCAAGCGATTTTCCTATTGCGTATTCTACtgattttctttttattttattttaccaACTTGTTCTTTATTTTTAAGTTTATTTACTTCCATATTGAAAATTTATTGTgtattttattttactttttcaTTATTTTCTACCTTGAAGTAAgcatgaactttttccaaacttTGTGTGGATTTTAGAAAACTGTAGGAAATTTTTATGTAGTTTCATTTATCTAAAAACACAAGCACGCACAACAATTTTATTAAGTTCatgcatttttttcctttttagctTTTACCATTAAAACATAAATGTATTTTTTTTACAATGTTTACTAATACACAGTTTTTTTGTATTCAAAATCTTCATTACATTTTCATTATCGAGTAATCTGAAGAGGTAAATTTTAAATTTAAAACAAAATTAcatggattttttttaaatatgtaTTTTCATTCATGTCCACAAGAACACACGATTATTGTGTATATGCATTGTATGTTTTAAAACACACAACTATTAAAAAGTAGATAATGTGTCTAAAACTATTAGGCATTATTAATTATAATTTCTAGAAATGTATTAGAAAATATATCACTTGTATTCAGAAAACAACGTGTTTATTGAACTACAAGAATGATTTTACACAATAATTTTTTCAATATATGTTGAACAGTTTCTAAAGACACGGTGAACATTTGTTTATAAATACTCGTTGTCAAATTTTGAATGCATGACGAACATTTTTCAGAATTATGTTGACAATTTTAAAATAAATGTGATACATGTTCCAAAAAGATTCCGAGCATCTTTTCAAATGCACAAACACTTTCTTTACGTTTGACGACAAATGTAATTTTTCTTACTTTTTTTTATTTTGGAAAATGCAAACAAAGGCTGCAAAATATGAAACCTAGCATGGTGCCATTATATGATACCCAGAGATTATGTTAACAATTTGAAAAGGTTTCACAAAAGCTGTGAGGTACACTACTTGGAAACAAAAACA
This sequence is a window from Aegilops tauschii subsp. strangulata cultivar AL8/78 chromosome 7, Aet v6.0, whole genome shotgun sequence. Protein-coding genes within it:
- the LOC141027393 gene encoding uncharacterized protein, with amino-acid sequence MADNQWMYSGFFRRNQVTTECVEKTDVFLKEIFHSPMRMVPECPCAKCKRCMRRDKSEMTKHLRTHGFMPNFNMPINFAQQDRGREEVIRQCVAGYEDDGVRDILDDVFAAQPTPPSHSANEPEETEETAKAFLDTLASSKKPLYEGAKLSVLDAISQLMAVKAEYGCSRGCFEAFLGVWANSLPEGHELPKTMYATKKIMKALSMDYEKIYVCPKNCLLFRHEYADDNYCRMCGSSRLQRLFITEESAKMIKWHKEGKRYNPKKFVNPSEGEAWNSFDIEYPEEAVEAGNVRIAISGDGFNPYGMSSNPYSCWLGKAKAKAKAKPQAKTRARAKEKVKGKKCFEGYGETHKWTHITPFMQLPYFKDLKLPYNSDVMHTEKNVAESLFRTILNIPDKTKDNVNARVDQQNICDRPRLHMQPPTGSQKSWFKPDADFVLKKDHKMEAFKWLKHFVKFTDGYASNISKGVNLSTGKVTGLKSHDYHVWLEQIMPVMVRGYVPERLWRVLAELSHFFCTLCAKEVCPEMIKEMHKKAPELICKLEKIFPPGFFTPMTHLTLHLANEVLLGGPVQNRWQYGPERQNKHLRQKCGNKAKIEASIAEAVVLEEVADLRTAYYPDHVPTLHNKVSRDNTEEPKYKPKLPLFIGQGGRAGCSTPYIMPRDEWEDVMFYILHNIKEVEDEWMSRFVDEEWTGMLPPTKVEALALLRKGADGRKIFVAWFMEKKEYLKGWEVVFKVSPHGKLPDPNDDDYYNINPMTYEGVFFQEEHDDVVRNKDDDDLGYVDLDPNDDDARIDGEAVVNQRDIIMLEKLNEDIDDEEEPPPPSDNEEDMHDSDDETSQQIDYNSDDSYGF